Part of the Notamacropus eugenii isolate mMacEug1 chromosome 5, mMacEug1.pri_v2, whole genome shotgun sequence genome is shown below.
TGCAGGCCAGCCTGTGGTTATACTTGAAACTGCTCCCTTATGTCCTTGAGAAAGGTACCCGGAGGAAAGTCCGGGTCAAAGTGTACTTCCAGGACCTGGACCGCAGTGACAAGTGGAATGTGGTGGAGAAGAAGGTAGACCTCAAGAGAAGTGGCTGGCACACTTTCCCCCTGACAGAGGCGATTCAGGCCCTGtttgagaaaggggagaggaggctgaacCTGGAACTTCAGTGTGAGGGCTGTGAAGAACTTGCTGTGGTGCCTGTCTTTGTAGACCCTGGGGAAGAATCTCACCGACCCTTCTTGGTAGTGCAGGCCAGACTGGCGGACAACAAACACCGGATCCGAAAAAGGGGGCTGGAGTGTGACGGCAGGACCAATCTCTGTTGCCGGCAACAGTTTTTTATTGACTTCCGACTCATTGGGTGGAATGACTGGATCATTGCGCCCACGGGTTACTATGGGAATTACTGTGAAGGGAGCTGCCCGGCCTACTTGGCCGGAGTCCCAGGGTCAGCTTCCTCTTTTCACACCGCTGTGGTGAATCAGTACCGAATGCGAGGGCTGAACCCAGGGACCGTGAACTCCTGTTGCATTCCAACCAAACTCAGCACAATGTCAATGCTGTACTTTGACGATGAATACAACATTGTGAAGAGGGACGTTCCCAATATGATTGTGGAAGAATGTGGCTGTGCTTGATttaaggggtggggaagctggggtggggggagaacaTTCCCAGACTAGATCCTTCCAGACGTTGGCGTTGACAAAAGTCTCTGTGGAGAGTTGGGTATGGCCATTTCACTGGGGTGCAAAGATGGTGCCGGCTTGTGAATCTTGGACATTTAAATTTTGCCATTgcttgaaaaaaaagagaacccatgaatgaaatgaaatacctTAGAATGCACatgtacacagatacacacacacacacacacacacacacacacacacacagccaccCACTGAGCAGCTTCCAGAATACCAGTAAATGGATACAGTGACAAATGGCAACCTATCTAAAAACGCCTGTCAGTCCGAGCGCATGGGTAAGCAGCCGTTATCCCCACCAGCTGTCCAAGCTGAACTGAAATGAGTTCTCCATGCTCACATAAAAGCACAAAGAGAGAGCGCTTGAGGACGATGGGGAGTGAGGGAATGAAGCAGGGGTTTGGGGGGTGCAGTATGAGCTACGTTTTCTCATGTATTTCTGTCAGAGTGACTGTCACCTTTTCAGGCTCTACCTGCTACTGAAGGTGATGGCTTCCTCTCACGTTTCAGGCTCAGTGATGTTGAGAATCACAGATATGCGTCTTTTCCTGCAGCCCTtccagaaaaaagagagggaggctcTGGGAGAATACAGTCAGGCAGAGACAGTAATGCAGGGGCAAAAACAGACCTGCGCTCTTCCTTGACTTGTCACCCAGATGAGattgaggggtgggggtggagaggggacttgggggggtggtggtggggagacaCGTTATTTGATGCTTTAACTGATCACAGAAGGAGTTCATAGATCAATATGCCAGTTGTGTAAACTGGAAAGGGGCTTTTTCTCCCTGGTCTAACCTTCAGTTAAAAATCTGAACTGTTCTaagtgggggagaaaaaaaatcccaagttgCAGTCTGTATTCTTGTATGAGGCCTTTCTCCAGGACCAGGTGGACCTGGGAAAGCAAGCCCTCTGTGGCCCAAGAACCTAACAGTGGTCCCCCAAAGAGGAAGTGACATgatggatggatgcatgcatAATCAGAGCACCCAGTGTTTCACCTAGTGTCTGCAGAGGAGCAGAGTTTTCACTGGTCTTGGAAAGGAGGAGGATGAATGCTTTCGGTTTCCTCACCGGGAGATGTCTACAACGGCCAAGAAGTTCAGAAAACACCAATCCAGCATAGCACTTGCAAAACAGCTTGAAGGCCCACTCTGTAGCAGTTGCTGATCTCCATCCACGTCTTCAGAAGTGGTACTTGACAGTGCATTTACTGTGGCTCACTATCTAGTTAAACAAGTGCCACATGAGCTATGCAATTTAAAGTGTTGACTCATATTAGATGAAACTGGACTTAAAATAatgactttttatatttttttatacttGAAATgaaatcttttgcttcttttttaagCGAATGATTGCTTTTAATGTTTGCACTGATTTAGTTGCATGATTAGTCAAAAActgccatttgaaaaaaaaattatttttatagcagCAAAAATGAACACAGTTAAATGTATTATACATAATTTTGGAACCAAAGAGGCCAACGTATTAGTTATGATTTTTATTAGATGGCTAGGCCATCACATAGGATGTAGACATTCTGAGCAATCCCTTGGGTGGCCTGCCAATTATTTCAGGGTACAAATGGATTTCGTTTATTCAGTTCAATGTTTTTTTCTATACCATACGCACACAGAATGTAGAAAGAAAGTGACAACTGTAGAATGGAGAAGTGCATCCTTACATCCccaattttatgtttatttaataAAGTACCTTTTAGGTTCTGTTTCATAATAATTTAAAACCAAACAATTTTCACATAGATTTGCTGtttaagtattttacatttgTGTACAGTTTAAGTAAATAAAAGCAAGATTGAGAATACTTTTCTTGTAGCATATAATGTTTGGGGAAGTTTAGCTCTCAAAATTGATGCAGTGGGGAGGGAAAAGCTAAATACAAACATATTTGAGCTGAGTCCTCATCTCACATTGTATGTTCTCTACCTTATTTTGGTATTTTATCATTCATACAAGTTATTGTCAGGGAGCACACCACTGTTGTCTGTAGTTGAAGTTCCCTTTCCATGGCTAATTATCATCTGCATTGAAAGTGCTGCTTAAGTCTGGTACCCTGACATAAATCTTAGATTTATGAAAttcaaacacattttaaaaaatgcatacatATTTTCATTTAGATTGGATAGCGATCCAGGCAGAACCACTTACATGAATTAGTTTTGGGGgtggaaagagaaacaaatactATTTCTACATATTTTCTATAAATTTTCTTATTCTCTATTGTTAACTAAGTATTAACTAAGTCTGTAACTAGCATAGTATGAAGTCTTTAGTCAGATTATTTGTCCTTTTGGGAAGTGTCTGCTGAAATATGGTTTTTGGTCTCATATTGGTTTGGAAATAGACAATCTGTTGTTTGAGACACAGACTGTCAGAGCTTGGAGGGCTCTCAAGGATCACCTAGGCCTACCCTTCTGAGAGATGACTTGCTTTAAAACCTTGTAGTTAGTGAGCAACAGGGTCAGTACTTGGGCCCAGACTCCCCGATTCTCAGTCCAATGCCCTACACTCTCATATAGCTCATTGGGAACAAAGTCCGGACTCTTGTAGCTCCTTGCCTTTACAGGACCAACTGAACATCACTTTATGAATCCGAAGAATAGGAATATATTTTATTCCTTGTCATCTTCCATCTCCCATCCAAGGATTCTGCCTCTGTTTAAGTTACTCTTAACATCTTTGGAATACCAGTGAAAACCTGGAGTCCTGTTAATtaggtgaatcagtggaataccCTCACCCTGATACCATAAGGTCTGGAGTTAGAGCCTgaaatatttcattctttgcttAAGACTACTTTGATTCTTCTTTGGTCTCCTCTCTCATTGctttccttcctttgcatttgtttttgtttgttgttgagttgtttcagtcgtatctgactttCCATGAGCCcgtttttgggttttcttggcaaaggtactggaatgatttgtcatttccttctccagttcattttataggcgaggaactgaggcagacagggttaagtgacttgcccaggctcacacagctaatgtctgaggccatatttggacTTGGGTTCTCCTGCTTCCAGGGCCAGTCCTTTatatactgtaccacctagatgccccctaCCTTCTTCCAACCCAGACTAAGTGtcagtgtgtgtttgtgtgtgtgtgtgtgtgtgtgtgtgtgtgtgtgtgtgtgtgtgtgtgtggtcagaGAGTATCCACATGCACGATGCAGCTAGTCCTCAGGGATTAAACTGAAGTCTCCCATATCAGTGTAGGATTTTAAAAGATCAGTCATCCAGTTTATTTCTACCTCCACAGAGAagcagaataaagcagaattcACCTCAGATGAATGAGGGGGCGTTAGTCATGCTTTCTATCTACCCTAAATCCCTTCTGTTACAGGTAAAGCCCATTGGTTTATGTTTTGTATTTTAGTGGAGACATTACAATTCACTGATCTTTGTATAACTACTTCAGTGGGCCAGTAACGCTGTAACCTCATTGATAGGATATCCCTACCAACTTTTGGAATGTAAGGGGATGCCCTTTCCCCTAATACACTGATGGTACAGGATTGAACTGGTACCTGGAGAAGAGGTACCATCTCCAGACTGGCTGAAAACTGATGGATGCTAGCCAATccatcaatcaagtatttattgacaagtattgtatgccaggcactgtgctgggtggtGTGggtgatacaaagatgaataagatgTTGGCAGTCATTTGCCAGAGTACAGCAGTTATGCCATGTTCTAGGTCATAGAAACAGTATTAATGAAACCATAGTGATAGCGTAAGAAGTGAGGATGAAATTCCACTCTGAAAAAAATGGGTCCTGTTTAATCGGGCCAGGTCTTCAATCACAGATTAAATTTAGCAATCTACCTATATTTTCTTTAGCCTTTATCACAGATTTGTTCTCTGGCTTTTATTCTTCCTCTATCCCGTCCAGGTGGAAAAGATGGTCACCTACAAAACCtgctttgaagaaagccagaagaACCCCACTCCATCACAATAACTCTCCAAACCAAGGTGCTTGAGTGCCTGAGTTTCCACTATTTGAGATTTATTTATTACCTTCTCTAGACCCTGTTTAAGAACACAAGTTTCCTTATTTAAAGAAGGTTCCTTTTGCTTTAGAGTGAATGAATACTCTAATATGGGTCGGGTGGGACCAGCAGAGCCCCAGGCTCTGGGTGCAgtgataaaggggaaaaaagcccaGACAGGCACCTTGGGATTGTTGGATAGACTTTGCTGACTTCCTATTGCGTCACATTTTTGTGACAAAGCTCTCTTCAGATCTACACTGatcactccctcccccccaagcCTTTTTGCCCTTATCTGCCCTCTAATTGTAGCATTCATACATTAGTTTGGTTTCTCCAGCTATAATGTAAATTCTATAGAGGACTGGCCTCAGGGAAATCACTTTAGTTTCCCCCAGAGAGCAATGGAGATAACTGTATTTACACTACCTACCTCAAGTCGTGGTTGTGACGATTGAATATAGGTAGTACATAGCTTTGTACTTAGAGTTATGAAGACTTCTCAGTCCCTTTAGACACTTGATCTGTGACCCTGTGCCTAAGGGGACCATggcaccagactgccaaaggggaccCTGTGCGAGAATCACTCTAAATAGTGAGGAGAAGCCCTGCTTCCCAGAGTTGTCAAGATAGATAATATATGTTCAGCGCTTTGCATACATGGAAGTGCTATATATAAATGCTCCCtcttaggatcaaatgagatactgtatgAGAGTACTTGTATTTTGGTAGAAGGATCTGAATCCTAGTTCTTCACTTTACTAGTTTGTCTGGAGTCCTCTCTGGTCACTCTTGGTGAACTTTTGTCCATCTCTCATGACTGATTTCagtttgttgttcttcagtcatgttccaatcatttctgactttctgtgaccctgtttgaggtttcttggcaaaggtactggagtggtttccatttccttctccagcttattttacagatgaggaactaaagcaaacaaggttaagtgacttgcccagggtcatccagttaGTAAGTGGGTTGgttttgaactccagaagatcagtcttcctgattccaagcccagtgccctaGCCACTGCCCCACCTATCAGCCCATTCcttatctctatgcaaatgactcccagccctcatctctctcctgaatgCTAGTCCTGAATTAAGAACTGCAGGATAGTTGCACTTGACTATTCTTAAAGCATTATGTCTGTGCccaagaaactccagtggcttcctcctGCCCCTGGGACAGAAGACAAACTCTTCTTTTTGGCTCATGAAGCCTTTCCACAGTCTGGTTCTAGTCTCCCTTCTGAGGCTAAGTGCATCTTACTATCTTCCATATCCTCTGTTTACTAGGCAACCTGGCTTGGTgcgtgacattccatctcctgtctccatgcctggaaGGGACTTCCTCCTTGCCTCAGATTTATAGATTCATAGAATTCCCAGCCTCCTTCAAAGCTCTGCCCAAAGTACCACCTCCTATAGGGAAGCTATGCTGATACCCTCAGTTACTGGGGcctctgtccatctatccatatgtctgtctgtatgtatctatatacacatctacctatatatttacatatacatacatacacacgtatatttGCCTTTCTGTGctcatgttgtttctcccatagAATATacattccttgaggacaggagttgtttttgattttgttttgtcacTATATCCCCAGGCCCTAGTACAGTGTctagttgttgtttttattttaagtgaatacttgttgattgaatgaaagaatgagcCCTATGTAAATGGAAGGCATTATTAAGGGCAGGAATTATGTCTTATATTTCTGGTATGTCCCCTGTATTGCTAATTGATTGATCCACATTTTTTGCCTGAGGCCTGATGTGCTTCCTTTCTGTAGTCCTCCTGGGACCTGTGTTGTTAAAGATTGTACCTAGCATACCTTCCCTCTGGTTCAGGCTGAGATAAAGTAGGGATTCCGTGTCATACATAGAAGCTCAATAGAGGTATAGACAGAATTTCGCATCCTCCTCAGATTGCTCTAGGAATTGAGGTTGACCTTATAAATTGCAACCTATCCCTTTGGCTATAGGAGAATGGTTTGGCATACATCCTCAATAGCCCATCTCCTGGCCTGTTAATTTTACATGTTAGGCAAAGGACGCATTTCCCCATGGGGCTTCATAACTTCAGGGATCTTCTGCTCAtatgtttcttccttttctcattttcctccccaAATGAGGGTTTTTACTAAACTATCGTACAATTCCGTAATTGGGGTAATTATATCAACATATTTAATTTGGGTAATTGCTGGGAATCACATACGGTAATTAGAATGTGCAGTTAGAATACATTGTAAAACCCTCATAAATGGTGGGGGGGGGGCGGCATGTACCCATATGCTACAGCTACTTTGGGAATTTTTGTCCCTTGGAAATGTATAAATAACCATTTTCCATTGCTGTTGTAGCTCAAAGGTAGTTCTCCTAGGCCAGGCCCACATCCCAAAGCATCTGATCAACATCTAGCAGAGTTGCTGATGTATATCATGGGATTTCCTTCTTTGGGGATCTTAAGGAGAGACAAGTATCTGGAGATTTCCTGGAGGGTCTTATAATGTCACCTCAGTCTGTGATAAGTTACCCAGGAGACCTCATAGGCAGAGGTCTCCTTTACCTTGGACCCTCCTACTCACTGCCATAAGCTTCCTCagcttctcttcccccttcccctttttttgaATAAGATCCCTACCTTTGTCTCTGGATTGAGGTTGTTTATTTCTCTACGACTCCTTTCACTTCGTGTGTTATCTCACTCTTTAGAAGGTAAAGTTGGGCAGCTAGgtcgtgcagtggatagagcaccagtgcaggagtcaggaggacctgacttcaaatctcacctcagacacttgacactcactagctgtgtgaccttgggcaagccacttaaccccaatggcctcatcctgggtcatctccagtcaccctgatgaatatctggtcactggattcagatggctctggaggagaagtgaggctggtgagctgcacagccctccctcactcaaaacaaagtcaagtgcaagtcatgttattatttctctgatggcatggtcttcttttgaCGAACACACATAGAAGGTAAGATTCTTGAGAGCAGGGCTGGTATtgcctttttgtatttgtaaccctagtgcctggcacagtgattggcacataatGATACATTACATATAGTAAtacatgctttttcattcattcatttccagCTAAACATCTTGTGGACATATCAACACATCCCCAACAGAACTCAGTACCTTTTCCTCAAAACTTATCCCTGCTAAGATCCTCATTTCTTGACACCTAAGTTCTCAACCTTGCAATCATTCtcaattcttcctttttccttcttcctcaccctCCACAACCTGCGCATTGCTGGGTGTGATCAGTTCTGCCTGCACAATAGATGTCTCTTCTGaatccttctttctcctcacttGGCCGCTACCATCTTTCAGGACCTCATTATGTCTTACAGTAGTCTCCTAAATGGCTTTCCTGCCCATCTTTCAAATAGCCCTGAAGCACAGGGCTGACATTGGACCTGCTCAGGAAGTTTGAGCTTCATGTTCCTTTTAGGGCAaccttaacctggggtccacaaGCTTGTTTaagtataaatgcatatatagacgtgtacacacacatacagacgtatgtgtacatatatgtgtgtgtgtgtgtatacacatacatacaggtatttcaacataattgactttctttataattctattttaaaaatattctgggaaggagtccataggcttcaccagactgccaaaggggaccATAACCCCAAAAAGATGAAGAACTTGCCCGCCCCCCAGCCAGCTTTACAGGTTTGTTACACTTTCCTACCATTCACTCCGTGGTCCAGCCAGAGAGGCCTGTTTGCCATACTCATACATGACACCCCATCTCCTGCCCCTGGGCCTTTGCATGGGCTATCATTCCTCACCTTCCTTCCTCTTGCTTGGCGTGTACACTCTCCATATCTTCGCCTCTTAGCATCCTAACCTTCCTTCAAAGTTTGACTCCAATGGTAGCTCTTACACAAGACCTGTCCTGGTCCCCCTACATCAGGGATGGTGCCCTGTCTTctgaatttactttgtatttatttgtttcctCTGATTGGAATGAATCTCCTGGAAGACAGAGACTGTTTTGTTCttatctctgtatccccagcacctggtaCATCATAGGCACTTAGTCCGTGCTTCTCGATGCAGTGGTGGCTGTCCCAAGCCTGGGCCCTGGCCACTTCTGGTGACCCTTGCTAGAAAGCCATGGAATGGTGAGTCTGAGTCCTGGATCCTTACTCCTGGGAAACTCAGCTGAATTGCAAACATATTTGTGGGGTTCCCCAAAAGGAATTAAGCTCTCAGGGCTGATTGGAAGCAACCCTTAAAATCCTAGACAGGATACCTCAGTGGGACAAGATAGCCCCTGCTTCTGGCCCTTTTTCTCTAAAGGGATCCTTAGCTTTGGACCTTGGTGAGAGACAGACAGTCCCAGGGAAGCTTGCTCCCTAAGGAGAAGGGCCAAGCTTTTTTCTCACACTCTTTGGCACTTTATAATCTCACTGGGGGGAACCCTTCAAGTTTAGGTTCCCTTCATGGCAAGGGTTCTCCCCTGGAAGACACAAGAAAGGTACTAGATGCTCTATTTTAATTAAGTATGAAAGAGCTGTTTGTTTTCTCCATGCCAAAAAATAGTTAAAAAACACAAACTACTCACAAGTGTGAGTTGACAAAAAAACTTATGCATTAAGCAATAAGTGATAACTATTAATGATCATAATAAtgctaacatttatacaatacCATGTTCCAGATACCGTGCTAAATGCTGTACAATTTTTAgcttatttgatcttcatgacaactctgggaggagatgctctttcccccattttaccattaaagaaattgaggcagacagaggttaagtgaaatacttagggtcacacagcctagtGAGTGTGtgagtccaaatttgaatttgggtcttcccaTTCCAGGTGTGGTGCTATATGCACATTATACTCTCCCAGGAGGTTGATACTTAGAACCTCCGCTGAATTAGCTTTTCACTTTTGACTCAGCTGTGCACTGTCTAAAGGTCCAAGGCTTCTGGTTGTGTGGCCTTCTGTTGGTGATCCAAGAAGTTCTAGAGTACTGTAAGGGATATTTAGTTTAGGTACTGACTGAGGTATTCTTGGactatctctttttttccatttaagcaaagcatttgttaagtgcttactgtatgccagacgcTGGGtcaagtgctagagatacaaagaaaaggccaaaaaaaaaaaaaaaagccccatcCTTTAAGAAGTTTAAAATCTTTAGTTGGTATTTTGCCACTTATCCCTGAGAACCAAATTGAGGAAAAAGCAGCTGTAGTATCATTGGAAAGACTCAGGCCCCATATGAGCTGAGGGGAGAATAGTCAGAGTAAGAGGTCAAGTTCAAACACATTTTCAGCAAAGATGGAAATCCAAAGCCCACTAAAAAAGGCTTTGGATCAGAAAGAGAATGGAATGCTAAAGTATGGTTCCAAATTAGATAAccagagaaatagaaaagtagatttaTAGGGGCGGGGGGGGGAATCAACAGCTTGCATAGATTATGGGCAGAAACTAGCTCTTCCCTTTCGTCTCTCTTAATCAGTCATCAAAGCAGATCATTTATTGTGTGCATTCTATGTGCTTTGTACCTCTCTCTGTttgtcccttct
Proteins encoded:
- the INHBB gene encoding inhibin beta B chain, translating into MDGLPGRALGAACLLLLLAGWLGPEAWGSPTPLPSPAAPPGAEGAPPDTCTSCGFRRPEEPGKVDGDFLEAVKRHILNRLQMRGRPNITHAVPKAAMVTALRKLHAGKVREDGRMEIPHLDGHASSGSDGQEQVSEIISFAETDDLASSRVRLYFFISNEGNQNLFVVQASLWLYLKLLPYVLEKGTRRKVRVKVYFQDLDRSDKWNVVEKKVDLKRSGWHTFPLTEAIQALFEKGERRLNLELQCEGCEELAVVPVFVDPGEESHRPFLVVQARLADNKHRIRKRGLECDGRTNLCCRQQFFIDFRLIGWNDWIIAPTGYYGNYCEGSCPAYLAGVPGSASSFHTAVVNQYRMRGLNPGTVNSCCIPTKLSTMSMLYFDDEYNIVKRDVPNMIVEECGCA